Proteins encoded together in one Malaclemys terrapin pileata isolate rMalTer1 chromosome 16, rMalTer1.hap1, whole genome shotgun sequence window:
- the PPP1CC gene encoding serine/threonine-protein phosphatase PP1-gamma catalytic subunit — translation MADIDKLNIDSIIQRLLEVRGSKPGKNVQLQENEIRGLCLKSREIFLSQPILLELEAPLKICGDIHGQYYDLLRLFEYGGFPPESNYLFLGDYVDRGKQSLETICLLLAYKIKYPENFFLLRGNHECASINRIYGFYDECKRRYNIKLWKTFTDCFNCLPIAAIVDEKIFCCHGGLSPDLQSMEQIRRIMRPTDVPDQGLLCDLLWSDPDKDVLGWGENDRGVSFTFGAEVVAKFLHKHDLDLICRAHQVVEDGYEFFAKRQLVTLFSAPNYCGEFDNAGAMMSVDETLMCSFQILKPAEKKKPNASRPVTPPRGMITKQAKK, via the exons TGAGGGGTTCAAAACCAGGTAAAAACGTCCAACTTCAAGAGAATGAAATTAGAGGACTGTGCTTGAAATccagagaaatatttctcagtcaGCCTATTCTACTAGAACTTGAAGCCCCACTTAAAATATGTG GTGACATCCATGGACAATACTATGACTTACTTCGACTCTTTGAATATGGAGGTTTTCCACCAGAAAGCAACTATCTATTTCTTGGTGACTACGTTGATAGAGGAAAACAGTCTTTAGAAACAATTTGTCTCTTATTGGCCTACAAAATCAAATATCCTGAGAATTTTTTCCTTCTTAGAGGGAACCATGAATGTGCCAGCATTAATAGAATTTATGGATTTTATGATGAAT GTAAAAGAAGATATAACATTAAGCTGTGGAAAACTTTTACAGACTGTTTTAACTGTTTACCAATTGCAGCCATTGTGGATGAGAAAATATTCTGCTGTCATGGAG GCCTGTCGCCAGACCTTCAGTCAATGGAACAGATTCGGCGAATTATGCGCCCCACTGATGTACCAGATCAGGGTCTTCTTTGTGATCTGCTATGGTCTGACCCTGACAAAGACGTCTTAGGATGGGGTGAAAATGACAGAGGAGTGTCCTTCACATTTGGTGCTGAAGTGGTTGCAAAGTTTCTCCATAAACATGATTTGGATCTTATATGTAGAGCTCATCAG GTGGTTGAAGATGGGTATGAGTTCTTTGCAAAAAGGCAATTGGTAACTCTGTTTTCTGCCCCAAATTACTGTGGAGAATTTGACAATGCTGGTGCCATGATGAGTGTGGATGAAACTCTAATGTGCTCTTTTCAG ATTTTGAAACCTGCAGAGAAAAAGAAGCCTAATGCTAGCAGACCTGTAACGCCACCAAGGGGTATGATCACAAAACAAGCAAAGAAATAG